One region of Culex pipiens pallens isolate TS chromosome 2, TS_CPP_V2, whole genome shotgun sequence genomic DNA includes:
- the LOC120418412 gene encoding mesoderm induction early response protein 1, with translation MPIEEAQQQQSQTTDQPPTTTPTPATTTTTPAKTQNPQNEVGDEDDDDEDEEEEDDDNETTTDRTAEPTVATSSGAGAGTGSYYEEDEEDEEHPAAAGGGATTLRQLFAPNVGEGQQPQQQQQQQQSEDEEDGDYIPDEEVKKTIMVGSDFQAQIPEGLCRYDDALPYENEDKLLWNPTVLGEDNIEEYLVKIAAGAAANTGTPQTTSVYSIPLGRHLRDDEQGLYLLQQCGHNIDEALRRKRINAVPVAEQQMSIWSEEECRNFENGLRIHGKDFHMIQQSKVRTRSVGELVQFYYLWKKTERHDLFASKARLEKKKYNLHPGLTDHMDRFLEEQENSTGFGDRSSSPGFNSLYAGGGGSEAKRARLMDSKEHSTGSSKRSSSAL, from the exons ATGCCCATCGAGGAAGCGCAACAGCAACAATCTCAAACCACCGACCAGCCGCCCACGACAACCCCAACTCCCGCGACCACCACTACCACCCCCGCAAAAACGCAAAACCCACAAAATGAAGTCggcgacgaagacgacgacgacgaggacgaagaagaggaggacgacgacAACGAGACGACGACGGACCGGACGGCCGAACCGACGGTAGCGACCTCGTCCGGCGCTGGCGCTGGCACTGGAAGCTACTACGAGGAGGACGAAGAAGACGAGGAACACCCGGCCGCTGCTGGCGGGGGTGCGACAACTCTGCGACAGCTGTTTGCCCCGAACGTCGGCGAAGGTCAGCaaccccagcagcagcagcagcagcagcagagcgaGGACGAAGAGGACGGCGACTACATTCCCGACGAGGAGGTCAAAAAGACAATCATGGTGGGCAGCGACTTCCAGGCGCAGATCCCCGAGGGCCTGTGCCGGTACGACGACGCGCTGCCGTACGAGAACGAGGACAAGCTGCTGTGGAACCCGACCGTGCTGGGCGAGGACAACATCGAGGAGTATCTGGTGAAGATTGCGGCCGGGGCGGCGGCCAACACGGGCACGCCGCAGACGACCAGCGTGTACTCGATTCCGCTGGGGCGGCACCTAAGGGATGATGAGCAGGGGTTGTATTTGTTGCAGCAGTGTGGGCACAACATCGATGAGGCGCTGCGGAGGAAGCGGATTAACGCGGTGCCGGTGGCGGAACAGCAGATGAGCATCTGGTCCGAGGAGGAGTGTCGGAACTTTGAGAACGGGCTGCGGATACACGGGAAGGACTTTCACATGATACAGCAGTCGAAG GTCCGCACGCGCTCGGTCGGCGAGCTCGTGCAGTTCTACTACCTGTGGAAGAAGACGGAACGGCACGACCTGTTCGCGAGCAAGGCCCGGCTCGAGAAGAAAAAGTACAACCTCCATCCGGGACTGACCGACCACATGGACCGGTTCCTGGAGGAGCAGGAAAACAGCACCGGCTTCGGCGACCGCAGCTCGTCGCCGGGCTTCAACAGTCTGTACGCGGGGGGTGGCGGCTCCGAGGCGAAACGGGCCCGCCTGATGGACTCGAAAG AGCACTCGACGGGATCTTCAAAGCGCTCATCTTCGGCACTGTGA